From bacterium, one genomic window encodes:
- the rpsP gene encoding 30S ribosomal protein S16, whose translation MVKVRLYRTGAKKRPSYRIVAIDSRKKRQGRVLELLGTYDPIKDSAVVLRQEALDRWIGKGAQLSDTVASLIRRKKREEAAAETGA comes from the coding sequence ATGGTTAAAGTTCGCCTATATCGCACGGGTGCCAAGAAGCGCCCTTCGTATCGGATCGTCGCCATCGACTCGCGCAAGAAGCGCCAGGGTCGCGTGCTCGAGTTGCTGGGAACCTACGATCCGATCAAGGATTCGGCCGTGGTTCTGCGCCAGGAGGCTCTGGACCGCTGGATCGGCAAAGGTGCTCAGCTCAGCGACACCGTGGCTTCGCTGATCCGCAGAAAGAAACGCGAGGAGGCGGCGGCCGAGACCGGCGCCTGA
- a CDS encoding DUF721 domain-containing protein yields the protein MGELLPQLLSEVGLEGTAQAVTVIRIWDEALGPEFSPHCRPAGVRSGVVHAHVRDSAWMQRLQLEKQTILRRLSEFMDDAPPSDLRLRIGPLEDR from the coding sequence GTGGGAGAGCTGCTGCCGCAGCTGCTCAGCGAGGTCGGGCTCGAGGGCACGGCCCAGGCGGTCACCGTGATCCGGATCTGGGACGAAGCGCTGGGACCGGAGTTCTCACCCCATTGCCGCCCGGCGGGAGTCCGATCGGGAGTGGTTCACGCGCACGTCAGGGATTCCGCCTGGATGCAGAGGCTCCAGCTGGAGAAACAGACCATTTTGAGGCGTCTGAGCGAGTTCATGGACGACGCCCCCCCAAGCGACCTGCGCCTGCGCATCGGACCGCTCGAAGACCGCTAG
- a CDS encoding DUF1015 domain-containing protein — translation MSEIRPFRGLRFARDAQPRLAGPYDVIYADERAQLGAEPENIVHLTLPPGEMGARDYAAARTCLEDWIGRGVLVRDDEPALYVLEERVTDGRVRRGFVSTVRLADYDERVILPHERTMKGPKMDRLLLTRAAQANLEPTFFLYEDREDKLAQALDTSSMGAPLVDCRGPDGTHLKLFALSDVARVETVQGFLKDRSLIIADGHHRYETMLRYRDECREAIREAGGEPDPEDPHEFVMAYVVNAFDPGSRIQAIHRVLKAEVNDPRAVLEAVGFKIGELDTSVSGSDIVEQLAKHREQFHAFVLASGDAPPLLATRSRGQTLDVQVLHEELLPELGGELSFDSKPERLLENVRAGSVSLGLFLNPTGADELFRVVRDGTVLPQKSTFFSPKIPSGLIVRDF, via the coding sequence ATGAGTGAGATTCGCCCGTTCAGGGGATTGCGCTTCGCGCGGGACGCGCAGCCGCGACTCGCAGGTCCCTACGATGTGATCTACGCCGACGAGCGCGCGCAGCTCGGTGCCGAACCCGAGAATATCGTGCACCTGACCCTGCCACCGGGAGAGATGGGCGCGCGCGACTATGCGGCGGCGCGCACTTGCCTGGAGGACTGGATCGGGCGCGGCGTACTCGTGCGCGACGACGAACCGGCCTTGTACGTTCTGGAGGAGCGCGTGACGGATGGGCGCGTGCGCAGGGGGTTCGTCTCCACTGTCCGTCTGGCCGATTACGACGAGCGCGTGATCCTGCCGCACGAACGCACCATGAAGGGTCCGAAGATGGACCGTCTTCTGCTCACGCGCGCAGCGCAGGCCAACCTCGAGCCCACGTTCTTCCTGTACGAGGATCGCGAAGACAAACTCGCGCAGGCTCTCGATACCTCGTCGATGGGTGCGCCTCTGGTCGACTGCAGGGGCCCCGACGGTACCCACTTGAAGCTCTTTGCGCTCTCGGATGTCGCGCGCGTCGAAACCGTGCAGGGTTTCCTGAAGGATCGCTCGCTGATCATCGCCGATGGGCATCACCGCTACGAGACCATGCTGCGCTACCGCGATGAGTGCCGCGAGGCCATTCGCGAAGCGGGCGGAGAACCCGATCCCGAAGATCCGCATGAGTTCGTCATGGCCTATGTGGTGAACGCCTTCGATCCCGGATCGCGCATCCAGGCGATCCATCGCGTTTTGAAAGCCGAAGTCAACGACCCGCGCGCGGTCCTGGAGGCGGTCGGTTTCAAGATCGGCGAACTCGATACGTCTGTCTCGGGGAGCGATATCGTCGAGCAGTTGGCCAAGCACCGTGAGCAGTTTCACGCGTTCGTGCTCGCGTCTGGCGACGCCCCGCCACTACTCGCGACGCGGTCCCGCGGCCAGACGCTCGACGTCCAGGTGCTGCACGAAGAACTGCTTCCCGAACTCGGCGGCGAACTCTCCTTCGATTCGAAGCCAGAGCGCCTGCTCGAAAATGTTCGAGCCGGTAGCGTCAGCCTGGGTTTGTTCTTGAATCCGACCGGTGCCGACGAACTCTTCCGGGTCGTGCGGGACGGAACGGTTCTGCCGCAGAAGTCGACCTTCTTCAGCCCGAAGATCCCCAGTGGCCTGATCGTGCGGGACTTCTAG
- a CDS encoding threonylcarbamoyl-AMP synthase codes for MIVDVSGAVEVLERAEVLAYPTETVYGLGADAASPVALERLRQLKGRDRESGLSVLISGTEALRAAVPELSKAALKIAERFWPGPLTLVLPTSEPALAGVASQHGVGFRCSPQPTAAALARAFGRPLVSTSCNPTGATPCESAEHVRRVFGDALPILGGEKSGGQDPSTVVALDASGSPTLLREGAVPYGSVLEELVIHE; via the coding sequence TTGATCGTCGACGTCTCGGGCGCCGTCGAAGTGCTCGAACGCGCCGAAGTGCTCGCGTATCCGACCGAGACCGTATACGGCCTCGGAGCCGATGCCGCTTCTCCTGTCGCGCTGGAGCGATTGCGTCAGCTCAAGGGGCGCGATCGCGAGTCGGGTCTTTCCGTGTTGATCTCGGGGACCGAAGCACTACGCGCCGCGGTTCCCGAGCTTTCCAAGGCTGCACTAAAGATCGCCGAGCGCTTCTGGCCGGGGCCGCTGACTCTCGTGCTGCCGACGAGCGAACCAGCACTCGCGGGTGTCGCGTCGCAACACGGCGTGGGTTTTCGCTGTTCGCCCCAACCGACCGCAGCCGCCTTGGCGCGCGCTTTTGGCAGGCCCCTGGTTTCGACCAGTTGCAATCCCACGGGTGCGACGCCCTGTGAATCGGCCGAACATGTGCGACGCGTTTTCGGTGACGCACTCCCGATCCTCGGTGGCGAGAAGAGTGGAGGTCAGGATCCGTCGACCGTCGTCGCACTCGACGCGTCGGGATCGCCTACTTTGTTGCGCGAGGGCGCCGTTCCCTACGGGAGCGTTCTGGAGGAGTTGGTCATTCATGAGTGA